Proteins encoded in a region of the Vitis riparia cultivar Riparia Gloire de Montpellier isolate 1030 chromosome 7, EGFV_Vit.rip_1.0, whole genome shotgun sequence genome:
- the LOC117919451 gene encoding AP2-like ethylene-responsive transcription factor AIL1 — protein sequence MFEDVCIAISCVSLHDYDQYSYDANGSLVNKMMLSQRLFESIVTQPTFEQIDMLQARYYASSPSAIAWRFSGFNSWLRQTPFSGEKSSSCASADQSNNSAESRKRQVGGKALTREPVPRKSIDTFGQRTSQYRGVTRHRWTGRYEAYLWDNSCRKEGQIRKGRKVYLGGYDKEEKAARAYDLAALKYWGPTAHINFP from the exons ATGTTTGAAGATGTCTGCATTGCCATATCTTGTGTTTCCTTGCATGATTATGATCAATATTCCTATGATGCAAATGGGTCATTGGTGAACAAGATGATGCTGAGTCAGAGGTTATTTGAGAGCATTGTTACTCAGCCAACTTTTGAGCAGATCGACATGTTACAGGCCAGATATTATGCATCAAGTCCAAGTGCTATTGCTTGGAGAT TTTCTGGGTTCAATTCATGGTTGCGCCAAACACCATTTTCTGGGGAAAAATCTTCTTCTTGTGCTTCTGCTGATCAGTCAAACAATT CTGCTGAGAGCCGGAAAAGGCAAGTTGGTGGGAAGGCTCTTACCAGAGAACCAGTTCCTCGGAAATCAATTGATACTTTTGGGCAAAGAACTTCTCAATATCGTGGTGTAACTAGGCACAGATGGACTGGAAGATATGAAGCCTATTTGTGGGACAACAGTTGCAGAAAAGAAGGACAAATAAGGAAAGGAAGGAAAGTTTATCTTGGTGGGTATGATAAGGAAGAAAAAGCAGCTAGGGCTTATGATTTAGCGGCACTCAAGTATTGGGGTCCAACCGCTCACATAAATTTCCCTTAG